The nucleotide sequence ctttgcaaatggactgaactggaacgcccgaagcccttgatcacttggaatccactatagagttgatatattatttattttttacctttacgaaattgtttaatgcagcattctatatgtttATGGAtgcgtttgggttgttttaaatgttttaaaaaatagttatagttgtttgtggtggggtaaattaaacgtgataCGTGGTGAagtcacaatcgcgttgcattgtggtatgaagtagactcgctcactcggtcaaaatcgagagcaagggtctgtccatacaaacttcccttgtccacttcacgaagtggaacgcacttcaaaatggcggcagggattcccccgaggggaagtgcttagggaagtttgcaagtgcgtgtcttaaagtggagtggaacgcagcattggaagccgtgttaatcttggactaaatcagccaccgtaggagttaaaccgaaatcagaattgagaggaacagaagctAATATtccctggatggtcataaacctttacaccgctagatgggggaataTCACACAGGGGagctttaagcaaaaactctcttcatttagattttattttcaacaaaacaagagaaaatatctcatgtcattttactgatctagtaaatgcatcttgatttaagaattgttagatatttagactggaaacgagacagaatgactgagtaagaagagcgtgTTTTGCAGGGTAATGCGTTAACCCAACACTGCACACACTCCTCACACTTTCTTCAGGAAATGTACATTCTAGCTCATCAAACAAACAGCAAATACTGCCAAACCATTTCAACTCCTCCGCAAACACAAGCAAAGACTTATTAACCCAAAGTCCTACCGGTTTGATATCAGCAAACATCGTCCTCTAGCTTTAATCCCCCGGTGAAGAGCTCCGCTCCAGCCCTGATCAATCACACCTGATCGGCTGATCAAGCTCTTCAGGGTCACTGCTCTGCTaataatgctcttcttactttttcgtttccagtctaaatatctaaatattcttaaatcaagatgcatttactagatcagtaaaacgacatgagatatttgttcttgttttgttgaaaataaaatctaaattaagagagtttttgcttaaaacaggcaaaatgatctgccaatggggtgagagaaataatgttTCTAACCGCAGCCCCGCGTGTGACCGACAGGTGGCGCCACAGACCGTCTCCATCCCAGGGGGAGCACAGGATCATTTCCGACAACACAATCAACGagacttaagcctagttcagactgcacgattttcaaactcgtcgggtcacagctctattcacactgcatgactatctgaggtatcattcagtcactgctgtgttcacactgaccgatggtttgacgacagaggagttcacactgcatgactgaacaagaggaagaatcgccgacaactctctctctctccggtgcgcaaactacgtttcccaaacacacgtgcgatgtgacaagtaaacaacgcgagatcacacgtgcgtcagaccggagttctcgcgcgagtctttgaattgttattaaaaatgacaaactgcacaaagtttgcttcaattgtatgtgcgctgatttgtggagaaaaagaaaaaagattatggcggaagaaattgttggagagacagagggagccaggattttgttctgcaaagacagtttgaggtaaataaataattatttaatgtgctgctgctgtggctggatgtgcaaatgtttggcctttgtttctgtttgatagaattgtaaatatatctattaaaatactgatattctgctctataactcctccctgaacctcctgcggccctttatctcactctctcattggctgtcggtgtaattttcagtcagaaccctgttcacacagcaggagtttgaatcgccgacaggtccagatatttagcatgccaaatatctcaccggcgtcggcgactcgtcggcgattctctctgatcgcgtctttgataattcatactgcgtgattgtcacttgcgtgcacgagcaccgatttgcctgtgatctcgggcatttgtcggcgatttcacaaaacctgtcggcgactcaaaatcggggcaaaaatcgggcagtgtgaactaggctttacagTAATAACGATGAGCTGTCGCGAAGGTCATTCTTTTGCTTAatttattaaactaaaatatataacCATGAGAATGAGTGTTAGTGGAGTCTGCATAGGTGAACACACACGGGTTTATTTACACTCATCTGCTCACAGGACACACATCTCAGAAACACAACCACTGATCAACTACACACACCTGAAGACAcctcaatgtgtgtgtgtgtgtgtgtgagagagagagagagagagagagagagagagagagagagagagagagagagagagagagagaaagtgtgtgtgtgtgtgtgtgtgtgtgtaagagagagagagagagaaaaagagagattgtgtgtgagagtgagagtgagtaagagtgtgtgtgtgagagaaagtgtttgagtaagagtgtgtgtgtgtgagagagagatagtgtttgagtaagagtgtgtgtgtgtgtgtgagagatagtGTTtgagtaagagtgtgtgtgtgagagagtgataGTGTTtgagtaagagtgtgtgtgtgtgtgagagatagtGTTtgagtaagagtgtgtgtgtgagagagtgataGTGTTtgagtaagagtgtgtgtgtgtgtgtgtgtgtgtgtgtgtgtgtgtgtgtgtgtgtgtgagatagtGTTTgagtaaagcctagttcacactgcccgattttgagtcgccgacaggttttgtgaaatcgccgacaaatgcccgagatcacaggcaaatcggtgctcgtgcacgcaagtgacaatcacgcagtatgaattatcaaagacgcgatcagagagaatcgccgacgagtcgccgacgccggtgagatatttggcagctaaatatctggacctgtcggcgattcaaactcctgctgtgtgaacagcgttctgactgaaaattacaccgacagccaatgagagagtgagataaagggccgcaggaggttcagggaggagttatagagcagaatatcagtattttaatagatatatttacaattctatcaaacagaaacaaaggccaaacatttgcacatccagccacagcagcagcacattaaataattatttatttacctcaaactgtctttgcagaacaaaatcctggctccctctgtctctccaacaatttcttccgccataatcttttttctttttctccacaaatcagcgcacatacaattgaagcaaactttgtgcagtttgtcatttttaataacaattcaaagACTCGCGCGAGAACtgcggtctgacgcacgtgtgatctcgcgttgtttacttgtcacatcgcacgtgtgtttgggaaacgtagtttgcgcaccggagagagagagagttgtcggcgattcttcctcttgttcagtcatgcagtgtgaactcctctgtcgtcaaaccatcggtcagtgtgaacacagcagtgactgaatgatacctcagatagtcatgcagtgtgaatagagcagtgacccgacgagtttgaaaatcgtgcagtctgaactaggcttaagagtgtgtgtgtgtgagagagtgataGTGTTtgagtaagagtgtgtgtgtgtgtgtgtgtgagagagtgataGTGTTtgagtaagagtgtgtgtgtgtgtgagagagagtgatagTGTTtgagtaagagtgtgtgtgtgagagtgttacgtgtgtgtgtgagagatagtGTTtgagtaagagtgtgtgtgtgtgtgtgtgagagtgttacgtgtgtgtgtgagagatagtGTTtgagtaagagtgtgtgtgtgtgtgtgtgagagagtgataGTGTTtgagtaagagtgtgtgtgtgtttgtgtgtgtgtgtgagagatagtGTTtgagtaagagtgtgtgtgtgtgtgtgtgtgagagtgttacgtgtgtgtgtgagagatagtGTTTGagtaagagtgtgtgagagtgttacgtgtgtgtgtgagagatagtGTTtgagtaagagtgtgtgtgtgtgtgtgtgtgtgtgtgtgtgtgtgtgtgtgagagtgttacgtgtgtgtgtgagagatagtGTTtgagtaagagtgtgtgtgtgtgtgtgtgtgagagatagtGTTtgagtaagagtgtgtgtgtgtgtgtgagagagtgataGTGTTtgagtaagagtgtgtgtgtgtttgtgtgtgtgtgtgtgagagatagtGTTtgagtaagagtgtgtgtgtgtgtgtgtgtgagagtgttacgtgtgtgtgtgtgagagatagtGTTtgagtaagagtgtgtgtgtgtgtgagagtgttacgtgtgtgtgtgagagatagtGTTtgagtaagagtgtgtgtgtgtgtgtgtgtgtgtgtgtgtgtgtgtgagagtgttacgtgtgtgtgagagatagtGTTtgagtaagagtgtgtgtgtgtgtgtgtgtgagagatagtGTTtgagtaagagtgtgtgtgtgtgtgtgtgagagtgttacgtgtgtgtgtgagagatagtGTTtgagtaagagtgtgtgtgtgtgtgagagtgttacgtgtgtgtgtgagagatagtGTTtgagtaagagtgtgtgtgtgtgtgtgtgtgtgtgtgtgtgtgtgtgtgtgagagtgttacgtgtgtgtgagagatagtGTTtgagtaagagtgtgtgtgtgtgtgtgtgtgtgtgagagatagtGTTtgagtaagagtgtgtgtgtgtttgtgtgtgtgagagatagtGTTtgagtaagagtgtgtgtgtgtgtgtgtgagagatagtGTTtgagtaagagtgtgtgtgtgtgtgtgtgagagatagtGTTtgagtaagagtgtgtgtgtgtgtgtgtgtgtgtgagagtgttacgtgtgtgtgtgagagatagtGTTtgagtaagagtgtgtgtgtgtgtgagagtgttacgtgtgtgtgtgagagatagtGTTtgagtaagagtgtgtgtgtgtgtgtgtgtgagagtgttacgtgtgtgtgagagatagtGTTtgagtaagagtgtgtgtgtgtgtgtgtgtgtgtgagagatagtGTTtgagtaagagtgtgtgtgtgtttgtgtgtgtgagagatagtGTTtgagtaagagtgtgtgtgtgtgtgagagtcacgtgtgtgtgtgagagatagtGTTtgagtaagagtgtgtgtgcgtgtgagagagtgatAGTGTTtgagtaagagtgtgtgtgtgtgtgtgtgtgtgtgagagagagtcacgtgtgtgtgtgagagatagtGTTtgagtaagagtgtgtgtgcgtgtgtgtgtgtgagagagtcacgtgtgttaaaatacataaattattaatatatatatatatatatattagttataaataaatacaaaattaccagataaaaatagaaaaaaatcattaaaaataaataaataaattagatttaaacatttaaaggaaaaaaaatgagtgtttaaaaactaaaaatagaaaaaaataagaagattaaaataagttaatcaATTAGAATAAAATACATACATGAATAAAACAAGtgcttaaaaaatataaatatacattagtaataaatgaacaaaaataacattaatacatttaaattagatcgaaaactaaataaaaatattaaaataagataacagaaaaaatatttaaaaattaaacaaatatataaaaaataagattaaaataaataaataaaaataaaatacattaataaaatgagtgtttaaaatatattggtgattaataaataaaatagattaaaacatttgaataaaataaaaataaataaataagcaaataataaatatatcagTGCATTAATTAagggtgcagtgtgtagtatttctGAGAATCTATTGAGAGAAATGCGATATCATACACATAACTCAGTTTTctgtggtgtataaagaccttacataccGTTACGAGCCACACATCTACACACACCCTTACAGTCAAGCCGCCATTTTgtgccgccatgtttctacggtggccctaaagggacaaacttctctacagaccGTTAGCgtctctctgctgtctcagacgatcACATGTCCTGTgtgggccaccgtagcttctccaTGTGCTCCGAAAGGGAGGGGCGAGCaggtgcaattcacaacctcaccactagatgccgctaaaactcacacactgcacctttaatagaAACTAATGTCAGATTTATAATCGAGTCTTCTTGAGTGTTTATAGAAGACAGATGGCGTtaaatacagtacaggccaCACTGCTGTCAAAAGTGTTCAGAACAATAACACAATACACACCTGAACGACACAGCAATTGGCTACATTTCTACAgtaatattttaatcaaatatattttaaatcttaaaatgaaatgctataaaaacaaCTGGACCAGCGAGAGCTGagaagatgaagatgatggtgacacactgcagaaaatgctcttcttccccagtatttctgtcttgtttctagtcgaaatatctaaaaattcttacattaagaaacatttactagacaagtacaaattattgttttgttttgggggaaaaataactcaaaatgaagagagtttttgcttaaaataagataaataatctgccaatggggtgagaaaaataatcttgttttctgtttgaattaagattatttttctcaccccattggcagattatttatcttattttaagcaaaaactctcttcatttggatatttttccccagaaaacaagcaaaaatatctccTGTCGTTTTAcggatctagtaaatgcatcttgatttaagaatattttagatatttggactggaaacgagactaaataagaagagcgtgttttgcagtgtgtgctAGCGTCTGTAATATTGGCAGGGATATGTGATGAAGCGTGTGAAGGATGTTCTGGTCCGGGTGTGTGGGTCAGATGGAGCTGTAAAGCCTCTCGCAGTGGCTGAGCCGGGCCTTCTCTGGCAGGACGGTGCTGACCCGTCTGAGGCTGCGGTGCTGATGAACCAGCCTCCGGTACCGGTGGTGGGCCAGCCAGGCCTCGCAGCGAGGGAGGAAGACCAGCCCCGAGCTCAGCAGAACCACCAGACCCGTCAGAACCGCCAGAACCAGGAGGCAGAGGAGCTGACTGCGGCGGCCCAGCGGAGCCAGAGCCGGAGCGGACCCGGAGCCGGGAGCCCGAGGCCCAGCCGGAGCCGGCCGGAGCAGATGATGTGCTTTAACTCTGGCCTTCAGCTTCAGCTTACTGACGTGAAGTTCACAGGACGGGCCGGAGAATCCCACGGGACAGATGCAGGAGGAACGAGTGTCGGATCCGGTCCCGTTCACACAGGTCCCTCCATTCTGACAGCGGGGGctgcggacacacacacacacacacacacacacgtttgaatacttttatttggaTCTGATAGACATTACACAAGATAACAATATCCAAATACTCTGGGAAGAGTCAATGACGAGGAGACAGGTCTACAGTTCACAGCTCACACTTTTACAAGCCTGTCCATTTATTATACTCAGCACATTAAAGATAACCAAAGCATCTCCGTCTCCATATCTGCATGCTCCCTACGGTGTCCATGTACAGGTCAAAGCagcagcccacacacacacacacacacacacttcatgaCCTCTTTTACAGTTACGATGTCAGGAGTATTGGGAATAGTCCCTGTCCGATGTGTTCTGATGAAACCAGTTTACCTGTACAGTGCTATGTATGTAAATGTTACTCTCATGTCCATATCTTTTGcaagtccacacacacacacacacacacacacataatgttgtgtttccatgttttggGAGCAGACCTGAGATCATCCAGCGCTGGTGTTAATTATTGACCGCATTGATCAATCTCATCTGACCTTTACAAAGAAATCAAGAGCAATCCATCAAGCGTGCAAGCTCTgattagatgtgtgtgtgtgtgtgtgtgtgtgtgtgtgtgtgtgtgtgtgtgtgtgtgtgtgtgtgtgtgtgttcagagttACCTGTGGGCTGAACAGGGTCCGTTCTTCAGCTGGCAGATGTGTCCTTCTCCCTCCATCTCCACACAGGTGGAGTTCCCCGAGCAGGGCTTTGATGAACACCGGCGGACATCTGAGaggacaacacacacacacacacacacacacacacagacacacacacacacacagactcacacacacacaaacacacacacagacacacacacacacacacacacacagacacacacacaaacacacacacaaacacacacacacagacacacacacacacagtgtagtagatcaTATTTTAAGtcactttgaaaagtaatgcgttacaatattgcattactcagctaaaaagtaactaattacgGTACTTTTTTTAACCTGGCCTGTTTTTTTCTATAAGACTTACTTCACCAATGAAAACAAAAACCCTGACTCATTAAAGTCAGCAGCAAGTACATCggtcaataaagtgagattgaatgcatacaaatatttgttttattaaacatatttaatcatgggcgtcggaagcaaatataAAGTGGGCGGGTCCAACATCATTAGTCGTAAAAAGTGGGCGGGTCCAACATCTTTAGTCGTAAAAAGTGGGCGGGTCCAACATCATTAGTCGTAAAAAGTGGGCGGGTCCAACAGCTTTAGTCGTAAAAAGTGGGCGGGTCCAACATCTTTAGTCGTAAAAAGTGGGC is from Pseudorasbora parva isolate DD20220531a chromosome 10, ASM2467924v1, whole genome shotgun sequence and encodes:
- the LOC137090477 gene encoding protein delta homolog 1 isoform X2 yields the protein MDAFLRLGFSALLLSCALGSTQGPECGAGCHRQHGFCEQSGECRCRSGWRGALCDRCVPSFGCAHGTCALPGQCICARGWTGLRCDRDVRRCSSKPCSGNSTCVEMEGEGHICQLKNGPCSAHSPRCQNGGTCVNGTGSDTRSSCICPVGFSGPSCELHVSKLKLKARVKAHHLLRPAPAGPRAPGSGSAPALAPLGRRSQLLCLLVLAVLTGLVVLLSSGLVFLPRCEAWLAHHRYRRLVHQHRSLRRVSTVLPEKARLSHCERLYSSI
- the LOC137090477 gene encoding protein delta homolog 1 isoform X3; translated protein: MLFSGSGSRLCCSPARSDPLKVQNVVRDVIDSTGSVSSLENADVRRCSSKPCSGNSTCVEMEGEGHICQLKNGPCSAHSPRCQNGGTCVNGTGSDTRSSCICPVGFSGPSCELHVSKLKLKARVKAHHLLRPAPAGPRAPGSGSAPALAPLGRRSQLLCLLVLAVLTGLVVLLSSGLVFLPRCEAWLAHHRYRRLVHQHRSLRRVSTVLPEKARLSHCERLYSSI
- the LOC137090477 gene encoding protein delta homolog 1 isoform X1, with translation MDAFLRLGFSALLLSCALGSTQGEISISDLLTHMIGPECGAGCHRQHGFCEQSGECRCRSGWRGALCDRCVPSFGCAHGTCALPGQCICARGWTGLRCDRDVRRCSSKPCSGNSTCVEMEGEGHICQLKNGPCSAHSPRCQNGGTCVNGTGSDTRSSCICPVGFSGPSCELHVSKLKLKARVKAHHLLRPAPAGPRAPGSGSAPALAPLGRRSQLLCLLVLAVLTGLVVLLSSGLVFLPRCEAWLAHHRYRRLVHQHRSLRRVSTVLPEKARLSHCERLYSSI